In Candidatus Moanabacter tarae, the genomic stretch AATAGTCAAAGAATCGACAAAAAATTCCTATAGTATTCTATTGTATGATTATTCGTGACATAAACGGAATCAAAGTTGCCTTTAGTCGAGACATTGATTAGGAAAGACGACCCGTCTTTACGGGACAGATTAATCGGCCAGAACCTTTTAGAAGCCAATTTGCAAATAATTGCAACGATCAGATTATACTCCAAATCGTCGTAGGACAAAAACTGACACTCATCGGATAGTTTCCTGGCTAGCGCCGATACTTCGTATTCGAGAATTGTTGCCACTTTTCTTGCTGATTCTTGTCTACACCATTGACTTTCACCTAGACGTCCGAGAGCGGGACACATTCTCGTGGATGGACCCTTGGCAGTATTACCTCTATGGGCTGAGTCATTTTAAAGGAGAGATTGACGCTACTGGATTAACACTTCCTTCGATATTTCCTTTTTTACTCACGCCCTTTTTTCACGTAAGTCAAACGATTCCTGCAGCTCTGTGGGCCAATGGTTTGAGTGCAATTTTCTTGGTAATAATTGTTCATGTCCTCACAAAGCAGTTAGCATTGAACTGTCCGAGTTTCTTGATTGCAGGGATTGTCTTGGCCTGCCCACTTTTACTTGGGTTGTCACGGGAGCTCTATCTTGAGTTCACGTTAACTGCTGTTGTTGCGGGACAATTTGCAGTCTGGATCGGTCTTTGCGAATCCAACCGTCGAGTATGGATTATTCCAATGGCACTGCTGTTTATTTTCGGGGTGCTCTTGAAGGCAACATATCCACTATTCTTTCTAGCGCCACTCTTGCTAGTGGTAGCAAAGCGGATTTTGGAGGGTAGATTCATTTCCGTGATCGGATTAATAGCTACGTTTGCCATTCCTCTGTTAATCGCAGTGTTGTTCGTCAAGGTAGCATTCCCCCAGGCTTTTGAGTACTATACTTCACTGGGAAATACCAGCCTTCCCGTTATGCCGTTAATTGGCCCGAGAGAAGCCTTTTCCTTGGAATCCTCCATGTTTTACATATCCCACATCGGGATCACGATGTTGGTGTTTCTGACACCCTTTCTCCTGTTAGCGACTTGGAAGGCATTCTGGCCGGCAGCTGCAACCACCGCACCAAAGACGAAAGATGAGCAGTGGCGAGACGTAATGCTGTGGCTATGGTTTCTAGGGCCACTGCTGATTTTAACGCTTCAGCCCGTCAAGGAACCACGTCATATTGCTCCCTGTGTCGTACCGGCGATCCTACTTATCTTCAGAGCGATTGATCACGTGCAATATCGCCCACTGCGTCTCGTATTGACAGCCGCTCTGACTCTGACAGCACTTTTACAATACGGCGCCATCGTATCGCATCGGCTTTATTCTCCATATTTTATCGACAAGCCTATTGGATCTGCCGAAATCGAGCGGGCTGTCGTTGCCTCGGTAGTCAAGACAAGCGAAGCCAAACAGCTGAACGAGCAGGGGAAATTTATGTTCAATTTTGCCGTGGCTGGGTTTGGGAGGAATGAAGCTCTATCGCTCGTCTGGCAATTTCATCCAGGAATCGTTTACAACTTGGACCTATTCGACCATGATCTGCGTAGAATGGATATCCCGTTGAAAGAGTTCGAAGATCTCTACACTTACGAGAGTTTTAACTCATATAATTGGCGATGTCGTTGGCCAGTTCGATATCAATCACTCGACCAGAAAACAGTGGTAGACAATGCAGATTTTCTTATCATCAAGGGGATAGAATCTGAAAGCCTGGCAAAGAATTATCCGCGCCATCGTCTTGAGGAACGGCTACCAACAGAGGACGGAGATATCTTCATCCTCTCCCAACCGTTCCGAAACTCTCAGCACTATCGCGTAAGGTATGGCAAATATTTTCTTCTGCAAAACGAAACTTTGAACAATATTGAGCTTAATACCGTCTACTTTGATATGGCGATGGCGGACTTCTATAGGGGCTCCTTAAGACCGAAGGCATTGCTCGATGCATTTCCTTCAGGTTATTCGCCAGGCAAAAAGGTCCGCCAAATTCGGTACTATTCAAGCTATAGCTTGCTCTTGCCCCGTTTTGAAAAGGTCTATAACAAGATATCAAACACACTGGAGCGTTAGTTTAGAGTAATTCTTCTTCAGTCTAACTAGAGGGGAAATAGGGATAAAGAGTTTATGGATGACGGATCACCTCAAAGTTATCGGCATGCGAAATTAATTAGATGATATACGAAGTAGTTGAACTGCATAATGTTGCAGAGACCGTACCAACAAACGGAGGAATGCGTTTACAACGTGTCCCCGAGAACGTTCGGTTGGAGCTGAACGAGGCCGCTCAAATACGGGTTCTGCAGCCAGACAACTGTGAGATACGTTTCGTCTGTGATGACGAACCGTGCTATATAACTCTTTCTTCGGAAGGAGAAACAAATGTCACTGTTTTCTTCGGAACTTTCGACGGTCGGGAACGCTATACGATTGGTAATGCGCCCACAACAATCCGACTACTTCCTCCGAATCGGCTCAAAGAACTTGATCTTGAATTTTCGAAAAACCAACCATTCGCACCAAATGTGTGTCGATTAATCTGCGGTGGAAGATGCCGTGATCCCCTGGTTTTGCACGCCATAGAAGGTAAGGGCATTCGGCCTCCCCGTCCTGACGAGCTGCCCTCAATCAAATACCTTGCCTATGGAACCAGTATTACACATGGGCATGACTGCGAAGGTCCACATCTGAACTACGTAGCTCAAACGGCATGGCATCTTGGCGCTGACCTTGTGAATTTAGGGGTAGCAGGAGCATGTCATTGTGATCCGGCCTTTGCTGACTACATCGCCGAAAGGAAAGATTGGAATATTGGGACCTTAGCATTATCGGTAAACATGCATGGGTTCCCTCTTGATCTGTTCCGAGAACGAGTTTCGTTTATGGTACAAAAGGTTGCAAAAGCTAACAAGGAGCGGACTGTCGCCTGTATAACACTTTACCCCTATTTTCGTGATTTCGATATCAGTGATCCAAATGCAATATACGGGGGCCCTCCTGCCCAATATCGTCAGGCGCTCCGAGATGCTGTCAACGAGTGCTCCCTCCCCAATTTGCACCTCATTGAAGGTCCTAAACTCCTGACAAACATTGGAGGTCTGACTTGTGATCTCATCCACCCCTCTGATAACGGCATGATCGAAATGGGAAGAAACCTTTCTTCGGAACTGAAGTCCTTAATCAATTGAATTTTAAATTTCACCTACCCGAAACATTCAGAAAGAAAGAAGTTCTAGGACCTATACGGGTTATTTCCCCATTAAAAATCGCGTTGCCGGTCCTATTAGAGACGGTAAGAAATATCCAAATCTATAAACATGAACAAATTGAATAACCTCACAGCCACTAAACGCACATCTCCACCGACCTGGGCCGTGCTCGAACGGCAGCTGATCGATGCTATTGACCAGACCGCTTCTATTTATATCGATAAATACACCCGCTCTGATGGCTCACTTAATTGGATTAAGGAGTATCCTGGCGACGGAGTTTGGGTAGACGACCTCTACGAAGCCTTTTTTAACTGGCCGCTCTATTATTCACTTGGAGGCTCTGAATATATCGGGAAAAAGGCGGTTGACCAATGGAATGCAGTTACACGTCAAGTGACTGACGACTATGGGCGTATCGCTGATGATTTCGTCTGTAATGATGACTGGTTTCACAACGCCGAAAACTACGTCTACTTTTACGCTCTGGGACTGTCAGATCCGTCCAACGCCAAGATGATGGAACGTGCCCGCCGTTTCTCCGGATTTTATCTGGCCGAAAATAAGGACATTCCCAACTACGACCCCATTCACCATATCATCCGTTCCCCCTTTAGCGGTAGTCTAGGTCCCCTCTCTCACGCTCGATGGAATGATGTTCGTTACAATATTGAACACGGTCACACAACACTGTTACCAAACTTCGAAATTCCATCCGAATGGACGAAACACCCTGGATCATGGAACCGAAAAAATTCAGGCAAAAAATTTTGGTGGGAGGATCCGAAAAAACGAGAGCAGATTCATGCCCTTTTTGACAAGATCGTCATGGAAGGAGACGTACCCGTGAACCTTAGCGTTGTCGGTCTTGTCGCCCACACATTCACCCTTACAGGCGAAGAAAAGTACCGCCGTTGGATAGTCGACTACGTTGGAGCCTGGATGGATCGTATCGAACAAAACGGAGGTATAATCCCAGATAATGTCGGTCTCAACGGCCGTATTGGAGAAAACCGTGAAGGCCAGTGGTGGGGTGGCTTCTATGGGTGGATGGGTAAATATTCCCATCAAATGATGTTTAGTGCCATGACCGTGGCATCGACTTGTGCCCATTTGGTCACAGGTGATAAAAGCTATCTTGATTTGGCACGATCGCAATTAGACTTGCTCCTCGAGAAGGCTGTAGAGAAAGAGGGACAGTTGCTGGTTCCCCACCGACACAACGAAAAGGGCTGGACGGATTTTGGCCCCATGGGGCACCAACCTCCCATCCATCTCTGGTTTGCCTCTCAGGAAGAACGAGACTGGCAGCGTCTAGAGATGATGTACCAAGGAGTTGAGGAACAATGGAACACCGTTGGATCGAATGATTTACGCAGCTGTGACGATCGCGCCTGGATTCGCTATCTCGCGGGCGATTGTCCTCAGTTTCCCGAAGCTATTCTTCAGGGTAACTATCGAGAAATGATGAGGAGAATGGATCTTATTTCTAACGACGAAAAAGACCTAACTGACCCAGCCCAATCAGATGTACACCACTGGCTCAACCGAAATCCGATTCATACCGAAGCACTTCAGGTCTTAACAACTGGTGCCCCACAGACCATTTACTGGGGTGGTATCGCTCGTGGGAGAGTGCGCTATTTCGACACAGAAAAGACCCGCCCCGGGCTACCGCAAGATGTCGCCGCACTTGTATCATCGATCCAGCCTGATAGTATTAATCTTACCCTGGTTAATCTGAGTCCTTGCAAGAATCGGGAGCTTACCGTACAAGCTGGAACCTTCGGTGAACACCGGTTTACAACTGCGACTCCTGAAGACAATGGGAACCCGATACTAATTGATGCAAACCATTTCAATGTCTCTCTAAGTCCTGGTTGCGAAATCTCCCTGTCGATCGGGATGAAACTGCATAACAACACTCCAAGTTGTACCCTACCCTGGCATAAGAGCGGAATTCCCTCCCCGTAAAAGAAAGATATAGTATGAGAGCAATACCTATACTTTATTGGAATAATCTCCCAACTTTGGGTTAAAAATCTATACAGACATTAAACTCACGTAATAGGCATTTGGTTTAATCAGCCTTCTTGCGGTCTGCACAAAAGTCGTCCGATCGTGACGCAAAGGAGAATTCTTAGACTAGAACTTATCTAATTATCTTTCCAAGGTAACTTAAATCTAAAATTGATAAGTAAACAAACATGTCCAAAGGAAAAAATTGCCAGGCAGTCGTCTTCGTTGCCCTCACAGGTGACGAAGAGATTAAGCTCTACGACGTAAATCCGAATTCTGGAGCTTTGCAATTGCGTACGATCAGTAATGCCCATGGACCGGTAGGGGCCCTCTATCTACACCCTTCTTGCGATTTCATGCTAGCGGCTCACGTTGAGTCAACGACGTTAGCAAGTTTTCGTTTTGATAGAAATTTTGGTACTCTCAAATTAATCAATAAGATAGATGTTGGCATAAGTGTTCCAGCTCACCTCATAACAGATCGATCCGGTCGTTTCCTTATCACCGCTTACTATGGAGGCGGTGGTGTTACCGTGCATCGACTGAACTCTGACGGCTCAATCGGGATACTCTTGCAACACCTCGATACTAATGAGAAAGCACATTGTGTCTTCATGACCGAAGACGATCGATTTGTCTTTGTTCCACATGTCTGCCCGCCTAATAAGACATTCCAATTCCGTTTTGACAGCGAGACAGGGCACCTTAGTCCAAACAAGCCGGCCGCGCTTTTACCTCCCAATAATAAAACAGGTCCCCGTCATCTCTGTTTCCGCCCCAAAGGAGATATCGCCTATATCGTTAACGAGCAGGGGAATACCATTACCGCCCATCGTTTCGATCCAGAACGTGGGACCCTCGAAATTCTCCAAAACATATCGACTCTACCATCTAATTACACCAAAGGAGGAAACACCGCACACGTGGAAATACATCCGAATGGGAAATGGGCTTACGCCTCGAATCGAGGACACGATAGTATTGTCGGGTTCAAAATTGATCCAGAAGGACTACTCGACATTTTAGGGTACTATTCAGTCCCTTCCGATCCGCGGTCATTCAATATCGATCCAACCGGAAGGTTTCTTTATTGCGCTGGAGAGTCAGCTGATACTATGACTGCATACCAGGTGGATCAAAAAACTGGTATATTGCATCCAATGGCGGATTATGATGTTGGACACAAGCCGTTCTGGGTGATGGCAACATCGTTGGTTTGAACGAAAGCAAACATCGTTTTTTCCAACATTAACAGTAGAAATTGCGAAGGAAACTATTTTGCTATTATCTCCCAGAGAATTGGCTTCGAGTACAAACAGTAGCCATCTAAAATGGTTAACCCACAGACCGAAATCCAGGAGACTTTCACCCGGAGCTAGCATGAGATTCGTTCGGATGAATAAAGCGAAACATTCAAGACCAGGTCTTTGCCAATAATTTCATGCCAGAACATTCGGAACCTTATTTGGATAAGGATCTCGTCGACTACCTTTCCGAATTCATTAGTAAAGATCTTCGGCTCCAAATGGAGAGAATACTTAATCTCCGAACCCTCTCCCTTACAGTTGTTCTCGAGGACGTTTTTCAACCCCATAACACCAGCGCTGCCATTCGTTCCTGTGAAAGTTTCGGCATCCAGGATATACACATTATCGAGAACAAAAACCTCTATCGTCCAAATAAAGACATCGTAATGGGCGCCGACAAATGGATTGAGCTCCACCGCTACGGTGGAAATTCCGGAGATCAAACTAAAGCCTGCCTCGACCGTATTAAAAGTCAGGGCTACACAATCGTCGCTACTACTCCTAAGGAAGACGCGCTTCCCCTAGACAAACTACCCATAAATAAAAATCTCGCGTTCTGTTTTGGAAGTGAAAAAAATGGTCTTAGCTCCTCTGCTCTCGCTTCGGCAGAACTCCTTACGCGAATTCCGACGGTTGGCTTCACCCAGAGTCTCAACCTTTCTGTCAGCGTAGCTATCTGTCTTTACCATATCACCGGGAGAATCCGGAAAGAACGAATGGACTGGAAACTCACCTCATTACAGAGAAGAAAGATCCTTTTGTCCTGGCTAAAAAAGGCCGTTCGTAATTCCCACCTCATTGAAAGAAGATTTCTAAATCTCACTCCACCGATCACTAAACAACATCCGACCGATTCTTAGTCTTTTCTTGTTTTTGTGAGGATTCGTCGAAGTTTCTTCCGGTGTCTATGGGCTACAATATAACCGATACATTTCTTGCTTCCACAATGACAGGGATGTTCCTCATAATGTTCTAAGTCGTAACCGTAGTCGTAAGACAGCTCCTCGCCAACTCCAATCATTCGAACAGATACAATCCAGACCCTGCCCCTTTTTATCTGAGACTCGCAATTAGGAAAACAAGAATGATTGATGTGCCGAGCAAAATTTTCGGGAACGTTTCCATCCAGATCATAGCGCTTATTTAACTCAAACAAATAAACCAGGCCCAAACCCTCGTTCTTGGCCTCTTCTAGGTGGGCTAACCCACGACGATCCGATTCAGTCTTCGTAACCTTCTCACCGATATATTCGATGATCCGAGTTCCTTCCATTATCTCCCTGGTCGCGAACAGACCCTTCTTATGGATTCTTGATCGACCGATTCTGTAAATAGGAGGGTCTTCGTCCTGCCTCGATCTTATCACACTTCGGTTCTCACTTCTTGTGTTACAATTTTAGCATCTCGCCATAAGGCTTCTAGACTGTAATAATCTCTTTGTTCGGGGAGGAACAAATGTAAAATAATATCGAAAACATCAATCACTATCCACCCGCTTTGAGGTTCGGATTCAACACAGGACACTATCACTCCTATATCTTTTAAACCAGAAACTACACCGTCTCGCATAGCTCGAAGTTGAGGTACCGAATTGCCAGTAGCTATGACAAAGTAATCGGCAACCGACGAAATACCTTTGAGGTCGAGCACTAAAATTGCCTCCGCCTTTCTATCCTCCAATGAATCGCAACATTTTTTTATTTGCTGCAGAGCCAACTCCTGTTGATCGGAATACGCCATATATGCGGTTGTTCCTTAGAAATACTGTGAGAGTTTAGGAAAGTGGGCAAGGGAACAACTGTTGATTCGATAATCAGTTTTCTCGGGCACCAACCAAAAATCCTTTCTTTAACTCCTTATACTAAAAGCCTCCTTCCCGAGGAATATTCCCTCTAACGATATAATCCATGGAATTCAATATAGTGACAGACTTTCGGAGGCAAGAACAAGCTAACCTCGAGACCTTGTTTTACGCGTCCTCTAATCTCGGAGGCACTCACATCAAAAATATGCCCCTGAATTTCATGTATTCTCAAATCGGTTAAGGAAGGTATTTTTCGGGAATATCCAGGACGAGGGAAGCTTATAAAGTCAACGAGCTTTAAAAGTTCATCGATTCGGCGCCATTTAGGCAATTGCTGCAATTCATCGGATCCAATTAACCAGTACAGCTTAACCTCCGGATATCGAGTATGAAGCATCTCTACTGTGTCAATTGAGTAACTACTGCCACCTGCTTTAATTTCTAAGTCATCAAGCAGAAAACGGCAATCACTAGAAAGCGCCAACCGCAACATCTCCAATCGCTGTGCATCGGTTGCCTCAGGTCTGTTTAGTTTTAAGGGATTTCGAGCTGCAGGAACAAATATAACCCTCTCAAGCCTAAGGTTCTCAATCGCGTCCTGTGCGAGAAAAAGATGTCCTAAATGGATTGGGTCAAAAGTCCCTCCCAAGATCGCTAATCCTTTATTTGGGGTAGAATTCATCGCTCTCCAAACCGGGCCCGAAGTTCCTGTTTGTTAATCTTGCCTAATGCGTTCCTAGGCAATTTTTCAATTTCAAATAACTCCCTGGGTACCTTTTGAACTGCTAAACGTTCCTTCGCCCATTCCCGTAAATTTCTTAAATCTATCGCACCCGGACGTCGCAACGCAATAACAGCCAAAACCTTCTCCCCCCATTCGAAATCCTCAATTCCAACCACCGCACAATCTAGAATATCCGGATGTTCCCGCAACACCTCCTCAA encodes the following:
- the pgl_5 gene encoding 6-phosphogluconolactonase, translating into MSKGKNCQAVVFVALTGDEEIKLYDVNPNSGALQLRTISNAHGPVGALYLHPSCDFMLAAHVESTTLASFRFDRNFGTLKLINKIDVGISVPAHLITDRSGRFLITAYYGGGGVTVHRLNSDGSIGILLQHLDTNEKAHCVFMTEDDRFVFVPHVCPPNKTFQFRFDSETGHLSPNKPAALLPPNNKTGPRHLCFRPKGDIAYIVNEQGNTITAHRFDPERGTLEILQNISTLPSNYTKGGNTAHVEIHPNGKWAYASNRGHDSIVGFKIDPEGLLDILGYYSVPSDPRSFNIDPTGRFLYCAGESADTMTAYQVDQKTGILHPMADYDVGHKPFWVMATSLV
- the trmH gene encoding tRNA (guanosine(18)-2'-O)-methyltransferase, coding for MPEHSEPYLDKDLVDYLSEFISKDLRLQMERILNLRTLSLTVVLEDVFQPHNTSAAIRSCESFGIQDIHIIENKNLYRPNKDIVMGADKWIELHRYGGNSGDQTKACLDRIKSQGYTIVATTPKEDALPLDKLPINKNLAFCFGSEKNGLSSSALASAELLTRIPTVGFTQSLNLSVSVAICLYHITGRIRKERMDWKLTSLQRRKILLSWLKKAVRNSHLIERRFLNLTPPITKQHPTDS
- the nadD_1 gene encoding Nicotinate-nucleotide adenylyltransferase — encoded protein: MNSTPNKGLAILGGTFDPIHLGHLFLAQDAIENLRLERVIFVPAARNPLKLNRPEATDAQRLEMLRLALSSDCRFLLDDLEIKAGGSSYSIDTVEMLHTRYPEVKLYWLIGSDELQQLPKWRRIDELLKLVDFISFPRPGYSRKIPSLTDLRIHEIQGHIFDVSASEIRGRVKQGLEVSLFLPPKVCHYIEFHGLYR
- the rsfS gene encoding Ribosomal silencing factor RsfS translates to MAYSDQQELALQQIKKCCDSLEDRKAEAILVLDLKGISSVADYFVIATGNSVPQLRAMRDGVVSGLKDIGVIVSCVESEPQSGWIVIDVFDIILHLFLPEQRDYYSLEALWRDAKIVTQEVRTEV